In the Mesorhizobium sp. WSM2240 genome, AGATACTCCAGGACTCCGGCGTCATCATCCAGCCATTCTGGCAATCTCTCTATTGCCACATGGCCGAGGCGGTGAAGGATCATGGCATCCATCCGACCTTCCAGATGGACCTGCAGAAGGTTTGGCTTGAGACGGCATGACGGCGCCGTGATTGACGGCGCTCTTGGGCGGCGATCGACGACCCGCCGCAGGGCTGAGTGACGCTTGGTGTTGAGGGCTGTGCGATGAAGATCACCAATATCCGCGTCACCCATGTCAACGTGCCGCTGGATGCCCCCTTCTGGTGGACCGCCGGCCTCTATGGCGGCGCCTCGAAATCAATCGTCGAGGTCGAGACTGACGCAGGCGTGGTGGGTCTGGGCGAAGCGCCGTGGTGGCATTTCGGCGAGGTCATAAAGGCCGAGATTGCGCCGGCGCTGATCGGCGCCGACCCTCTCGACCTCGCCGACTGCGAGGCACGCTGCGTGCCGCCGTGGCAGATCACCGCCAACACCGGGGAGAACGCTTCCTCGGTTGCCTTCGGCGCGGTCGAGCTTGCGCTCTGGGACATCCGCGGCAAGGTTTTCGGCATGCCGCTTTACAAGCTTCTCGGCGGCGCGGTCCGCAAGGACATCCCGTTTTCCGAATATTTCGCCTTCCGTCCCGCGCATGACGGCGCCGGCGGCGAGATGACGCCGGAGGCCATCGTCGATTATTGCCTCAAGATGCGGGAGGAGCATGGCTCCACGATTTTCGAGGGCAAATTGATCATGGGCGATCCGGGGCTGGAGATCCGGACCGTCAGGAAACTGCGCGAGGCGCTGGGGCTGGATGTCCAGCTCAAGCTTGATTCCAACATGCAGTGGTCGCTCACGACGGCGCGCCGGGTGCTTCGCGAGATCGAGCCTTACGACATCCGGAACTACGAAGACCCGGTGGCTACTTTCGAGGAAATGGCGGCGCTGAGACAGCACTCGACCATTCCTTTCTCAACTCATATCCCGGATTTGAGGCGGGCGGTGGCGCTCGGTGCGCCCGACTATTTCGTCTGTAACTTCGCGGCGCTCGGCGGGTTGTCAAAGACGCTCAAATTCATCGCCGCCTGCGAAGCGATGGGAAAGGGCTTCTGGTGCTATTCCAACGATCTCGGCATCATGACCGCCGCCTATCTGCACGTCGTCGCGGCGACGCCCTGGATCACGGAGGCATCGCAGTCGCTGTTTCGCTGGCAGATCGGCGATGTGGTCAGAAATGGCCCTTTCCGCCAGACGAACAACACAGTCCGGGTGCCGGAAGGCGACGGGCTAGGTGTCGAGCTTGATCCGGAAGCGATGAGCCGCTGGGCGAAGCATTTTGCCGAGAATGGCCCGATGGGCCATTTCAGTGATCCCGACAATCCCGGCCGCTACCGCCGGCTGCCGCTGCACTGATGTAGGCGGGTTCGCAGATGCTTAGAGCCTCTCCCCTTGCAGTGCTGGTGCCCCTGACGCTGCTTGGCGCGGGACTATGGTCGGTTGGTTCCGAGGCGATTGCGCGTGTGCCGCGGGCGGTTCTCAGGCCGCCGGCTGATTTTCCCCTCGAAACGGTTGCCCTCGCCGACCTGGCGCGTCCTGAACTTTCCGGATGGGTGGCCGAGCGCCCCGGCAGCTGCGCTGTTGTCGTGCTTCTCCATGGACGAGGTGCGAGCAAGGCCGACATGGTCGCGCGCGCAAAGCTGCTTTTTGCCTTCGGCTATTCGGTCGCGCTTTTCGATCTCTCCGGCCACGGCGAAAGCGCCGGGACCATGCGCGGCTTTGGCTATGCAGAGGCTGAAGATGTGCACCGCATCCTTACTTTTGCGAAGGGCCGCTTTGACGGGCAGCGGATCGGCGCCGTCGGATCATCCCTTGGCGCGGCCGCCTT is a window encoding:
- a CDS encoding mandelate racemase/muconate lactonizing enzyme family protein, coding for MKITNIRVTHVNVPLDAPFWWTAGLYGGASKSIVEVETDAGVVGLGEAPWWHFGEVIKAEIAPALIGADPLDLADCEARCVPPWQITANTGENASSVAFGAVELALWDIRGKVFGMPLYKLLGGAVRKDIPFSEYFAFRPAHDGAGGEMTPEAIVDYCLKMREEHGSTIFEGKLIMGDPGLEIRTVRKLREALGLDVQLKLDSNMQWSLTTARRVLREIEPYDIRNYEDPVATFEEMAALRQHSTIPFSTHIPDLRRAVALGAPDYFVCNFAALGGLSKTLKFIAACEAMGKGFWCYSNDLGIMTAAYLHVVAATPWITEASQSLFRWQIGDVVRNGPFRQTNNTVRVPEGDGLGVELDPEAMSRWAKHFAENGPMGHFSDPDNPGRYRRLPLH
- a CDS encoding alpha/beta fold hydrolase; its protein translation is MLRASPLAVLVPLTLLGAGLWSVGSEAIARVPRAVLRPPADFPLETVALADLARPELSGWVAERPGSCAVVVLLHGRGASKADMVARAKLLFAFGYSVALFDLSGHGESAGTMRGFGYAEAEDVHRILTFAKGRFDGQRIGAVGSSLGAAALVFAADKEPADAYVLEQLYATLIETTALRSPIPFARKLQAWLLLSQMPLRLGYGAADVRPIDHMGGIGGPALLLAGASDPFIDPSQTHALKQASHLRAELVWFEGAGHVDLQRYDAGKYRNAVVPFLEKNLCRNGVDPK